In Paenibacillus ihbetae, the following are encoded in one genomic region:
- a CDS encoding ABC1 kinase family protein, translating into MAVRLRHAGRYREIAMALMRHGFGYMVEEMGLFHVLSMPVRWSSREQPETITLGERIRRVLEDLGPAFVKLGQLASTRSDLLPDHIIQELVKLQERVPPFSSASARELIEQEWGMPIHEVLQEFEEKPLAAASIGQVHAGRLKSGERVAIKVQRPGVARMIGRDLEILRDMISIAERHWDWVKQYRVDRIVDEFARAMMAELDYSHEARNAEKISSRLNDHEYIRIPRIYWEYTSSKVLMMEFAEGITLSRRQELAAKGYDLKEIAEHLIDGMLQQIFIEGFFHADPHPGNLLVAEDGKLVFLDFGLVGQLSEDMRDHLSGLIIALMRRNSEGMIRAISKMGLIPEDCDMDALRSDMDRLRSEYYDVPFSQVRLGKALTDLFTVAQRHRIMLPPDLTLLGKSLLTLEGVIEMLDPEISIIDMAEPFGRKLLKERYNSRRIGRKVLDGLAGLAESLLDLPGQARQLSALISKGKLRVEISVPELQQLMRKLDQISNRLSFSIVLLAFSIIMVGLIIGSSLSREPMMLWNFPVIEVGFIVALLMVAWLLYSIFKSGRF; encoded by the coding sequence ATGGCGGTCCGATTGAGGCATGCCGGACGCTACCGGGAAATCGCCATGGCGCTAATGCGCCATGGCTTTGGCTATATGGTGGAGGAGATGGGACTGTTCCATGTCCTGTCGATGCCCGTCCGCTGGAGCTCCAGGGAACAGCCGGAGACCATTACCCTCGGGGAACGGATTCGGAGGGTGCTGGAGGATCTAGGACCGGCATTCGTGAAGCTGGGCCAATTAGCGAGCACAAGATCGGATCTGCTGCCTGACCATATTATCCAGGAATTGGTCAAGCTGCAGGAGCGGGTTCCTCCGTTCTCTTCCGCCAGCGCGCGGGAGCTGATCGAGCAGGAATGGGGCATGCCGATACATGAAGTATTGCAGGAATTTGAGGAGAAGCCGCTTGCCGCTGCTTCGATCGGGCAGGTGCATGCCGGCCGTTTGAAGAGCGGTGAGCGTGTGGCGATCAAGGTGCAGCGGCCGGGCGTAGCCCGGATGATCGGACGCGATCTGGAAATCCTGCGCGATATGATCTCGATTGCCGAGCGCCACTGGGATTGGGTGAAGCAGTACCGGGTGGACCGGATTGTGGACGAATTCGCCAGGGCGATGATGGCGGAGCTGGATTATAGTCATGAGGCACGGAACGCCGAGAAAATCTCGTCCAGGCTGAATGACCATGAGTATATCCGTATCCCGCGGATTTATTGGGAATATACGTCCTCGAAAGTGCTGATGATGGAGTTCGCGGAGGGCATTACGCTCAGCCGTCGGCAGGAGCTGGCCGCCAAGGGTTATGACCTGAAGGAAATTGCGGAGCATCTGATCGACGGCATGCTTCAACAGATTTTTATCGAGGGCTTTTTCCATGCGGATCCCCATCCGGGCAATCTGCTTGTCGCCGAGGACGGAAAGCTCGTCTTCTTGGATTTTGGACTGGTCGGGCAGTTGAGCGAGGACATGAGGGATCATCTGTCGGGGCTGATCATTGCATTGATGCGCCGAAATTCGGAAGGAATGATCCGCGCGATTTCCAAGATGGGACTCATACCCGAGGATTGCGATATGGACGCCTTGCGGTCGGATATGGACCGGCTGCGGAGCGAATATTATGACGTGCCGTTCTCTCAAGTGCGGTTAGGTAAGGCGCTTACCGACCTGTTCACCGTTGCCCAGCGTCACCGGATTATGCTCCCGCCGGATTTGACGCTGCTCGGCAAATCGCTGCTTACGCTGGAAGGAGTCATCGAAATGCTGGATCCCGAAATCAGCATCATCGACATGGCGGAGCCTTTCGGACGGAAGCTGCTGAAGGAGCGCTATAATTCGCGCAGGATTGGAAGGAAGGTGCTGGACGGGCTGGCGGGGCTTGCAGAAAGCCTCCTGGACTTGCCGGGACAGGCCAGGCAGCTGTCCGCCCTGATCAGCAAAGGGAAGCTCCGGGTGGAAATCAGCGTGCCGGAGCTGCAGCAGCTGATGCGGAAGCTGGATCAGATCAGCAACCGGCTCTCCTTCAGCATCGTTTTGCTGGCCTTCAGCATTATTATGGTAGGACTCATCATCGGTTCCTCCTTGAGCCGGGAGCCCATGATGCTGTGGAATTTTCCGGTGATCGAGGTCGGATTCATCGTGGCGCTCCTCATGGTGGCATGGCTGCTGTATTCGATCTTCAAATCGGGGCGTTTCTAG